Below is a window of Deltaproteobacteria bacterium DNA.
ACCATTTCCATCCCCGCGGGGACCTATACATTAAGCCTTGGGGCCAGCGGAGAAAACAGCGCGGCGGAAGGGGATTTGGATATAAAAGATGATGTCGCCCTTTCCGGCGCCGGGTCGGATTCGACGATCATCGATGCAGGCGGCCTTACAGCCGATGCGGATGGTTATCAGGATCGGGTGTTTCATGTTGTTTCTGCCGTTACGGTGACTATTTCCGGCGTCAAAATCACGGGGGGTAATGCCGGGACGCATGGAGGGGGCATCTATACGGCATCGGGAAGTTCGCTGCTGACCCTTACAAACTCCGTTGTGTCGGACAACCGGGCAGGGACAAGCGGCACCATCAATGGCGGCGGGATCTATGCAATTGGAAGTTTAACCCTGACCAATGCAACGGTATCGGGCAATGAACTCAACGGCACAGCGGGAATCGGCGGGGGAATCTACGCCGCCGGCAATCTCACCATGACCGGTTCAGCGGCATCCAACAACATCATCACGGCATCGGGTTTGGGGCAAGGAGCGGGTATTTATCTCTCTTCAAGCCGGACGGCGACTCTCACAACAACGACGATTTCGGGAAATCAAATCAGCGGAGGTTCTTCAAGCTATGGCGGTGGATTCTATGCCGCGAGAAGCAATACTCTGACAGTAACCGACGGCGTTTTTTCGGGAAACAGCATTACGACAACTTCGGGCACAGCCGGCGGCGGCGGCCTTTATGTTGGGGCTGGAGGCGCCTTGACAATCACGGGGAGCACTTTTTCGGAAAATGCGGTGACCGGCAACAGTTCTCTGGGCCTTGGAGGGGGCCTTCAAATAAAGGGAACGAGTACATCGTCGGTTACGGCTACGATTACCAACAGCACTTTTTCCGGCAATTCGGCGACAACCGAGTCGGGATCAAGTTCGGGTGATGGAGGAGGTCTCTACCTCATCTATACAACGCTGAATCTGAACAATGTCACGATTGCCGCTAATTCGGCCACAACTTACAACGGCGGCATTTCGATTGCTTCGTCGGCAACGGCTGTTTTTCGAAATACCCTTCTGGCCGGCAACACGGCGGGAAGCTCGGGCCCCGAGTGTAACGGAACCTTTACAACGGCCGGGTATAACCTGATTCAGGATGCCACCGATTGTTCCGGTTACGATGCGACGCAGGGAGATCAGACGGGAGTCGATCCTCTTTTAGACTCGTTAGCGGATAACGGAGGCGACACACAAACCCACGCCCTCCTTTCGGGAAGCCCGGCTATCGATACGGGAAGTTGTACGGATATCAGTGGAAATACCGTCTCAACCGACCAACGCGGAGAAAGCAGACCTTCCTCTTCTTGCGATATCGGAGCCTACGAAGTGGTTTGCGGCGATAGCGACATGGCCGGGGCGGAGGCGTGTGACGATGGCGGCACCAGCGCCGGCGACGGCTGTTCCGCCACCTGCACGGTGGAAACGGACACCGACGGCGACGGTTCTTATGCCGAAGTGGACGATTGCGACGATACGAACAGCGCCATTCACCCGGGAGCTACCGAAACATGCGGTGATGATGTGGATAGCGACTGTGATACCGATCCCGATTCGTTTGTTTTGTATGCCGATTCGGATGGAGACGGTTACGGAAGCAGTTCCGGGGCAACCTCTTTTAATTGTGACGAATCCGGCACACAAACCGGTTACGTATCCACCAGCACCGACTGCAACGATTCAAGCTCCGCCGTGAATCCGGGCGCCGCGGAAACCTGCAATTCCATTGATGACGACTGTGATGGAATAACCGATGAAGATGTCACCACCACCTATTATGCCGATTCCGACGGGGACGGTTATGGTTCGGCCAGTTCATCGCAAGCGGCCTGTTCTCAACCATCAGGTTATGTCACCAGCGCCACCGATTGTAATGATGGGAGTAGCTCCATCAACCCCGCCGCCACCGATACCCCCGATAACGGCGCCGATGAGAATTGCGATGGCGCCGATGACACAACGGCGGGTTCCGACGGAGATGGAACGTCCGACAGCGACGGCGATGGAGTCGTCGATTCGGAGGATGCCTTTCCTGACGATGCCAGCGAATCGGTCGACACCGACGGCGACGGCACGGGGGACAATGCCGATGAGGACGACGATGGGGATGGAGTCACTGATGCCGATGACACGGACGATGATGGAGACGGAACCCCCGACAGTGGAGAATCGGAAGGGACGCCGCCTCCCACTTCCGACAGCGGGGCCAGCGGTTGCAGCTTAGTGCGATAGAGTCGCGATCAGCAAAAATTCCTGATTTCCGTCTTGTCCAAGGATGGGGGAGGGGAGGGCGCCGAGGATTTTAAGCCCCCTCTCCCGGAAAAATTCGGAAATTTTCTCCACACACTCTTTCTGTTTGGCCTTATCCTTTACAATTCCCCCCTTACCGACGAATTTTTTTCCGACTTCAAACTGGGGTTTGATGAGGGCGATCACTTCAGGAACGGGTCCTGCCGTCTGCGGGTCCTCCCTCTCTCGTCCTCGTCGTGAAGGAGCACGACTGCGGCTCGTTCGGGAGCCTCCCGCAGACATCACCCGTTCCTGAAAAACGAATACCTCAAGAATCTTCGGAATAATCTTTGTCAGTGAAATAAAGGAGACATCAACCGTGACCAGATCAATCGGATCGGACAAAATGTTCGGGTCGAAATTCCGAAAATTCGTCCGCTCAATCACCACGACCCGCGGGTCGTTTCGCAAACTCCAATCGAGCTGACCGTACCCGACATCCACCGCGTAAACTTTTTTGGCCCCTTCCTTCAGCAGGCAATCGGTAAAACCCCCCGTCGAGGCGCCGACATCGAGGCAGACCTTGTCTTTCACGGCGATTTTAAAATGATCAATCGCCCCCTTCAGCTTGACGCCGCCTCGGCTCACATAAGGGTGGTCTTTTCCCTTAAGGATCAATTCGGTTTCAGGCCAAAATAACTGCGACGGTTTTTCAATTTTTTGCGTCCCGCAAAAGACGGCGCCGCTCATGACGAGATTTTGGGCTTTGGTGCGGGTTGGGGCGAGACCTTGGTGGACTAAGAGTTGATCCGCGCGGATTTTTTTATGGGCGATCACAAGGATCGCCCCTACATTATTTGATCTCCACAATCAAATCCAATTCAATACACGCCCCCATCGGGAGTTCCAAAACGCCGATGGCGGCGCGGGAGTGAGAACCGACAGCGTCGCCGAAAATCTGCAAAAGAAGCTCCGAGGCGGCGTTCAAAACCTTTGGCTGGTCCAAAAAACCGATGGCCGAATTGACATGGCCGTTTAAGCGGATAATTTTTTTAATCCGGTTTAAATCGCCGATCAGCCACTTGATGGCCGCCAGCGCATTGATGAGCGCCGCCTTGGCCGACCGCTGGGCGTTTTCCAGACTCACTTCTTTTCCCACGCGCCCCTTAAAGAGGAGGCGTCCGTCGGACAAGGGGAGCTGGCCGGAGGTGTAAACAAGATTTCCGGTTTTGACGGCGGGGACATAACTGCCGATCGGCGGCGAGAGGGAAGGGATGGCGAGCTTAAGATCGGTGATTTGTTTTTCAAAGTCCATATCCTCCCTCCGGCGTCACCCGTTCACAGCTTTTACGTTTTTACATATTTCACCACCCGCATGAAAAGGACAAGCGGAATTCCGAGGATGTCGTCGGTGACCTCTCTGCCGGGGCCTGCGGCAAAGAAGGTTTTGTTTTCGCGGTTGATGGCCTCCTCCGAAAGGGTTTCGAGGTAAAGGTTCTGATCCCTGAAGGCGGTGAAATAGGCCTGAACACTCGAAACGGCGCGCCCCTTCGAGGCGGGATTCTGGTTGGTGAGAAAAATTTCAAGCGTGGGGTGCAATACCGAGATAATCGCCCTTCCGCCGTTTTTTAAGAGCCCTGCCATCGCGGAGATGTGGTCGAGGACCTCATTGTTAAGGCTGGAGCCGAAGGGAATAAGAAGAAGGTCAAAATAACCGAAGCGAAAAGGGAGCGGTTTCAGGGTGCCTCGCAGATTAAACACATTCAGCTGATTTGACACAGGGGCGTCACCCAACTGGTAATTGGCCATGATCTCGACGTGATCGGTTGGAATATTGGCCAGAAGCGGGGTGGTGGCGCGGCGCGAAAAAAAGAGGATTCGTTTGTTGTTCAGTTCCGGGCAGAAATCAAGAAACCGGCGTTGCTCGGCAAAAGAAAGCAGATCGGCGAGAGTTTCCGGCGGGAGGGTGTTCAGACAATGGTATTGCTTGAAAAGGGAAGATCGGTTAGCCACGGGCCGTTGTCCCAAAGGAGTTTGAACGGCCGCCTCTTTTTTGAAGAGGCGTTTAAGAGATATTGCGGCAAGATTAGTGGACATGTTTATCCCTTGCCTCCGACGGCGATTTTGTCCCCTTCGTCACCCGAAAGAGAAATCCCATCGATCTCGGAGAGGAGATCCTGAATAGAGGGGAGATTCGATGAAGGCCGTTGTTCGGTGGCCGGTATTGTATAAGCCTTTTCGATAAGCCGCTCGATGACCGGGAGAGAAGATTGGGTTGAGGTTTGCTCCGGAGCCGCCTCTTCGGCGGCTGGCGCTCGTTCGGGCGGCGGCTCTTCTCCCCGAAAAAGGGGCTGGTAGTGCGGCGTTTCGTAAAGCTTTCGATAAGTGTCAAAATAGTCGCCACGCGGCGGCGGGGTTCGGGCGGAAAGCTCCACGGGGGCCTCTTCGGGGACTCTGTCGGCAGACTCGTGTTCCGCCGTCCGCTTTTCACGATCGCCATCACCAGCCGAACCTTCCTCCTCAACCCCTTCATCAGAGGGGGGAGGTTCAGGAATATTGTTCCAGTTCTCCGACGATATGAACTCCGGTTCAACAGGGGAAACACCCTCCTCATAAAGAGGAGTCAACGGCATTTCAGGCAAACTTTGGGTCAACGACCCTTCCGGAGCAGGCTCCGGCATGGCAGGCCTGGGGACGGAAGGGGGCGCCACAGGGGTCGGGGCCTTGGGAGTGAAACCGCGGGGGGGCGAACCCAAAAGGTATTCGAGCCTCTTCTGCGTCATATCCGACTGGGGCATGATCCCTTGTGCCGCTACCGCAAACTGTTTTTTTAATTCCTCGGTCTGTGTCTGCAAAAGACCTTTCACCGGGTCCCGTGACTCCGATGGCCTTTGAGAGCGGGAAGAGGCCGTGGCTGTGTTTTTTTGGATTTGCCGATAGAAATCGTAACTCACAATCACTCGGATCGGCTTATTGTTTTTGGTGATAACATAGTTAGAATCTTTATCCGCCATAATCGAGGCAATGGAGGAGCGCGCCTCGGTAACATTGATCACCTTGACTTGGCCCAGTCGGTCATCATGGAATTCAAACATAGATTTTCCCTCCATAATCGAGAAAAACCATATTTTTATACGACGTACACTGTTTTTTATGGATATGTGCGGGAAAGAGCAATTTATGTACACTTTAATCAAAAAAAAAATTTTGTCAATGGATTTAAAAAAAGCAGAAATTCTGTACATAATTGGTTAACATGTTTGAATAAAAAGATATTTTTTTATTCAACAGAGAGGCCCCAGCAGAGACGATAGACAGGATAAAAAAATCTAAAAATCTGTACAGAATATTGTTACTTCGTATAATATTAATTTTTAAGGTGTGATTTCAGGAATTGTCCGGTATAAGAGGTGCGGCAGGCGGCAATTTGTTCAGGAGTGCCGATAGCGATGACCTCTCCCCCCTTGGCTCCCCCCTCAGGACCGAGGTCAATAATATAATCGGCTGATTTGACGACATCCAGATTGTGCTCAATCACAATAACGGTGTTTCCTCCTTCCACCAGTTTGTTGAGGACATTCAGAAGTTTCAAAATATCATCAAAATGAAGGCCGGTGGTCGGTTCATCCAATATATAGATGGTCTTGCCGGTCGACCGCTTGGAGAGCTCTCGGGCCAGCTTGATCCTCTGCGCCTCCCCCCCCGAAAGGGTGGTAGCCGACTGCCCCAGCTCGATATAGTCAAGACCCACCTCCTTAAGCGTCTCCAGTTTTGCCTTGATGACAGGGATATTCCGCAAAAAATCAAAGGCCTGTTCCACCGTCATCGAAAGAATCTCCGCGATGTTTTTTCCCTTGTACTGAATCTCCAGTGTCTCGCGGTTGTAACGTTTCCCATGACAGACCTCGCACTCCACATAGACATCGGGCAAAAAATGCATTTCGATTTTAATCACCCCATCCCCCTCGCACGCCTCGCAACGCCCCCCCTTCACGTTGAAAGAATAACGCCCCGGCCTGTACCCCCGCGCCTTCGATTCGGGGAGCTGACAAAACAGATCGCGGATGTGGGTGAAAAGGCCGGTGTAGGTGGCCGGGTTTGAACGGGGGGTCCGGCCGATGGGGGACTGGTCGATGTTAATGATCTTGTCCACCAGCTCGATCCCCTCGATGGTTTTGTGTTTTCCCGCGACCATTCGCGAGCCGTAAAGCCTCTGGGCGAGGGCAGGGTAGAGCGTGTCATTAATCAGGGACGACTTGCCGGAGCCGGAGACGCCGGTGATGCCGATAAAAAGGCCGAGGGGAAATTCTACATCGATATTTTTCAGATTGTTGCACGAAGCCCCCCGAAGAACCAGCCTCCGGTTTGAAGGGGGACGGCGTTTTTTGGGAGTCGGAATGGATTTTTTGCCCGCAAGGTATTGTCCCGTGAGGGAACGCCTGTTGCGAATGATGTCCGCCGGCGTTCCTTCCGCCACAATCTCCCCCCCATGGATTCCGGCGCCAGGGCCCATATCAATAATATGGTCGGCGTTTCGCATGGTCTCCTCGTCATGCTCGACGACCAGAACGGAATTTCCCAGATCGCGGAGTTTTTTCAGCGTGGCGATCAGCCGGCTGTTGGCCCGCTGGTGGAGGCCGATGCTCGGTTCGTCCAGAATATAAAGGACGCCCACCAGCATCGATCCAATCTGTGTCGCCAGGCGGATTCTCTGCGCCTCGCCGCCGGCCAAGGTGGCCGAGGTCCGGTC
It encodes the following:
- a CDS encoding TlyA family RNA methyltransferase → MLVIAHKKIRADQLLVHQGLAPTRTKAQNLVMSGAVFCGTQKIEKPSQLFWPETELILKGKDHPYVSRGGVKLKGAIDHFKIAVKDKVCLDVGASTGGFTDCLLKEGAKKVYAVDVGYGQLDWSLRNDPRVVVIERTNFRNFDPNILSDPIDLVTVDVSFISLTKIIPKILEVFVFQERVMSAGGSRTSRSRAPSRRGREREDPQTAGPVPEVIALIKPQFEVGKKFVGKGGIVKDKAKQKECVEKISEFFRERGLKILGALPSPILGQDGNQEFLLIATLSH
- a CDS encoding RidA family protein, with product MDFEKQITDLKLAIPSLSPPIGSYVPAVKTGNLVYTSGQLPLSDGRLLFKGRVGKEVSLENAQRSAKAALINALAAIKWLIGDLNRIKKIIRLNGHVNSAIGFLDQPKVLNAASELLLQIFGDAVGSHSRAAIGVLELPMGACIELDLIVEIK
- a CDS encoding type II toxin-antitoxin system Phd/YefM family antitoxin translates to MFEFHDDRLGQVKVINVTEARSSIASIMADKDSNYVITKNNKPIRVIVSYDFYRQIQKNTATASSRSQRPSESRDPVKGLLQTQTEELKKQFAVAAQGIMPQSDMTQKRLEYLLGSPPRGFTPKAPTPVAPPSVPRPAMPEPAPEGSLTQSLPEMPLTPLYEEGVSPVEPEFISSENWNNIPEPPPSDEGVEEEGSAGDGDREKRTAEHESADRVPEEAPVELSARTPPPRGDYFDTYRKLYETPHYQPLFRGEEPPPERAPAAEEAAPEQTSTQSSLPVIERLIEKAYTIPATEQRPSSNLPSIQDLLSEIDGISLSGDEGDKIAVGGKG